The sequence below is a genomic window from Microbacterium sp. cx-55.
GGAGAATCGGCCACCGTGAAGACTCTGCGCCGGCTGCTCGTGACGGCGCACGGCGTCGACCGCCGCCGGGTCGCGTTCATGGGCTACTGGCGCAAGGGCCTGTCCGAGCGCACCGGGTGAGCGGAGTCAGGCGCCCTGGTGCGCCACGTCGTCGGGTTCGACGACGGTGTGGTGCCGGCCCATCGGCACCACCATCGGGCGGCCGGTGAGCGGGTCGGAGATGATGCGGCTGTTCAGGCCGAACACCTCGCGCACGGTGGCGGCCGTGAGCACGTCGGACGATGTGCCCGAGGCGACGATCGCGCCGTCCGCCATGGCGACGAGATGGTCGGCGTAGCGCGCGGCCAGGTTCAGATCGTGCAGCACCATGACGATGGTCGTGCCGCGCTCCCGGTTGAGGTCGGTCAGGAGATCGAGGACGTCGATCTGGTGGCTGATGTCGAGGAACGTCGTGGGCTCGTCGAGGAGCAGCACGTCGGTCTCCTGCGCGAGCGCCATGGCGATCCAGACGCGCTGGCGCTGCCCGCCGCTCAGCTCGTCGACCGGTCGGTCGGCCAGGTGCACCGTCCCCGTGGCGTCCAGCGCGCGGGCGATCGCGTCGTCATCGGCCTGCGTCCAGCGCGCGAGCGCGCCCTGGTGCGGATGCCGGCCGCGGCTGACCAGATCCGACACGGCGATGCCGTCGGGCGCGATGGGCGACTGCGGCAGCAGACCCAGCACGCGCGCCACCTGCCGCGTGGGCTGGCGGTGGATCGCCTTTCCGTCGAGCAGGACGCTGCCGGAGGTCGGCGCGAGCAGACGTGCCATCGACTTCAGGAGCGTCGACTTGCCGCAGGCGTTCGCACCGACGATCGTCGTGATGCGCCCAGCAGGGACCTCGAGGTTGAGGGCGTCGACGATCACGCGGTCGCCGTAGCCGAGGGTGACCCGGTCTGCGGCGAGGGAGCGGTGAACGGTCATATCGAGGATCCTCCGGTACGGCTGCTGCGGATGAGCAGATAGACGAGATACGGCGCTCCCAGAACGCCGGTGATGACACCGACGGGGAGGCGCGTGCCGAACGCGTACTGCGCGGCGAAGTCGGCCACGAGCACGAGCAGACCGCCGACGAGACCGGCGGCCAGCACCGGGGAGCCGACCGGCCCGAGGATGCGGACCGCGATGGGGCCGGCGAGGAACGCCACGAACGAGATGGGCCCGGCCGCCGCCGTGGCGAAAGCGAGCAGGATCACGGCCAGTACGATCAAGACGATCCGGCGTCGCTCCACCCGCAGCCCCAGGGCCGCCGCGGTGTCATCACCGAGTCGCAGGATCTCCAGATCCCGAGAGCGGAGCAGGAGAAGCGGCACCACGATCACCATGACGAGGGCC
It includes:
- a CDS encoding ABC transporter ATP-binding protein → MTVHRSLAADRVTLGYGDRVIVDALNLEVPAGRITTIVGANACGKSTLLKSMARLLAPTSGSVLLDGKAIHRQPTRQVARVLGLLPQSPIAPDGIAVSDLVSRGRHPHQGALARWTQADDDAIARALDATGTVHLADRPVDELSGGQRQRVWIAMALAQETDVLLLDEPTTFLDISHQIDVLDLLTDLNRERGTTIVMVLHDLNLAARYADHLVAMADGAIVASGTSSDVLTAATVREVFGLNSRIISDPLTGRPMVVPMGRHHTVVEPDDVAHQGA